The following coding sequences are from one Amphiprion ocellaris isolate individual 3 ecotype Okinawa chromosome 19, ASM2253959v1, whole genome shotgun sequence window:
- the gfap gene encoding glial fibrillary acidic protein has translation MESQRVQSSYRKRFGPQGSGSTAVRVGGLSSSRFSWHGTPRNLTHSSPISRISMGSASTALLLGSPADRLDFSADSLMKAQFKEIRTNEKMEMMGLNDRFASYIEKVRLLEQQNKVLVAELNQLKGKEPSHLGDIYQEEMRELRRQVDGLTAGKARLEIERDNLAADLATLKQRLQDEISLRQDAENNLNGFRQDVDEAALNRVQLERKIEALQDEINFLKKIHEEEQRELQEQILAQQVHVDLDVSKPDLTAALRDIRVQYESMASSNMQETEEWYRSKFADLTDAANRNAEALRQAKQEANEYRRQIQVVTCDLEALRGTNESLERQLREMEDRCAMETAGYQDTVRSLEEEIQALKEEMARHLQEYQDLLNVKLALDIEIATYRKLLEGEESRITIPVQSFSNLQFRETNLDTKTPEAHVKRSILVRTVETRDGEIIKESTTEHKDLP, from the exons ATGGAGAGTCAGAGAGTCCAGTCCTCCTACAGAAAGCGTTTCGGGCCCCAGGGCTCCGGCAGCACCGCAGTCCGAGTCGGTGGCCTTTCTTCCAGCCGCTTCTCCTGGCATGGCACCCCCCGCAACCTCACCCACTCCAGCCCCATATCCCGGATCTCCATGGGCTCCGCCAGCACGGCCCTGCTGCTGGGGAGCCCCGCCGACCGGCTGGACTTCTCAGCCGACTCCCTGATGAAGGCCCAGTTCAAGGAAATTCGCACCAACGAGAAGATGGAGATGATGGGCCTGAACGACCGCTTCGCCAGTTACATCGAGAAGGTGcgcctgctggagcagcagaacaaggTGCTGGTGGCGGAGCTGAACCAGCTGAAGGGGAAGGAGCCCAGCCACCTGGGGGACATCTACCAGGAGGAGATGAGGGAGCTGAGGAGGCAGGTGGACGGTCTTACTGCTGGGAAGGCTCGGCTGGAGATCGAGAGGGACAACCTGGCTGCAGACCTGGCCACGCTGAAGCAGAG ATTGCAAGACGAGATTTCCCTCCGGCAGGATGCAGAGAACAACTTGAACGGCTTCAGACAG GATGTGGATGAAGCGGCTCTAAATCGCGTCCAGTTAGAGAGGAAGATCGAAGCCCTGCAGGATGAGATAAACTTCCTAAAAAAGATCCATGAGGAA GAGCAGCGTGAGTTGCAGGAGCAGATCCTGGCCCAGCAGGTCCACGTTGACCTGGATGTGTCCAAACCGGATCTGACTGCTGCTCTGAGAGACATCAGAGTCCAGTATGAAAGCATGGCCTCTTCGAACATGCAGGAGACGGAGGAATGGTACCGGTCCAAG TTTGCTGACCTGACAGATGCAGCGAATCGAAACGCAGAAGCCCTTCGACAGGCCAAGCAGGAGGCCAACGAATATCGCCGTCAGATCCAAGTGGTGACCTGCGACCTGGAGGCTCTACGAGGAACA aaCGAGTCTCTGGAACGCCAGCTGCGAGAGATGGAGGACCGCTGCGCCATGGAAACGGCCGGTTACCAGGATACAGTGAGAAGCCTGGAGGAGGAGATCCAGGCGCTGAAAGAGGAGATGGCGAGACACCTGCAGGAGTACCAGGACCTCCTCAACGTCAAACTGGCTCTGGACATTGAGATCGCCACCTACAGGAAGCTactggagggagaggagagcag GATCACCATTCCAGTCCAGAGCTTTTCCAACCTGCAGTTTAGAG AGACTAATCTGGACACCAAAACCCCAGAGGCCCATGTGAAGAGGAGCATCTTGGTCCGGACTGTGGAGACCAGAGACGGGGAG ATCATTAAGGAATCAACCACTGAACACAAAGACCTTCCTTGA